The Melitaea cinxia chromosome 24, ilMelCinx1.1, whole genome shotgun sequence genome window below encodes:
- the LOC123665344 gene encoding carbonyl reductase [NADPH] 1-like — MTEKVAVVTGANKGLGFSVVKLLCQRFNGVVYLTSRSEKRGIEAVKKLNALGLKPLFHQLDVTDRNSIKVFANHIQTKHGYLDVLVNNAGILEWEQVYPTYEVAKRNIDTNYRSLLDIEEYLYPLLRDGARVVNVSSACGHLSNLKNKKWLSILTKEDLKTEDINNFVGSYLESVKNGTFNKEDFADSGKHAEHRVSKIALTALTMVQQRKYNDRNISINAVHPGYVNTDMALGKGKVDPDKAAELILYLILEASPNLRGVFLWHNKKIVDWYDVEGDYYYKHED; from the coding sequence ATGACAGAAAAAGTCGCAGTTGTTACTGGCGCTAATAAAGGCTTAGGATTTTCTGTTGTCAAACTGTTGTGTCAAAGATTCAATGGTGTTGTATATTTAACTTCCAGAAGTGAAAAAAGGGGAATAGAAGCCGTGAAGAAGCTGAACGCGTTAGGATTAAAACCACTTTTCCATCAATTAGATGTCACTGACAGAAATAGTATTAAAGTATTTGCAAATCATATCCAAACAAAGCACGGATATTTGGATGTTCTCGTTAACAACGCGGGTATATTAGAATGGGAACAGGTATACCCTACATACGAAGTCGCTAAAAGAAATATCGATACAAATTATCGTAGTCTACTAGATATTGAGGAGTATTTATATCCGTTACTACGAGATGGTGCTAGAGTTGTCAACGTTTCAAGCGCATGTGGCCATCTTtcgaacttaaaaaataaaaaatggctcAGCATTTTGACAAAAGAAGATTTAAAAACTGAAGATATAAATAACTTTGTCGGTAGCTATTTAGAAAGTGTGAAAAACGGAACGTTTAACAAAGAAGATTTTGCCGATAGCGGGAAACACGCAGAGCATAGGGTTTCGAAAATTGCATTGACCGCGTTGACTATGGTACAGCAACGAAAATATAATGATAGAAACATTTCTATTAACGCTGTTCATCCTGGCTATGTAAATACAGATATGGCCCTGGGAAAAGGGAAAGTAGACCCAGATAAAGCGGCCGAGCTAATTCTATATCTTATCTTAGAGGCATCGCCAAATTTGAGAGGCGTATTTTTAtggcataataaaaaaatagtggaTTGGTATGACGTTGAAGGTGATTATTACTATAAACATGAAgattaa